Part of the Candidatus Campbellbacteria bacterium genome is shown below.
AGGTTTTTTGGTACAGTATCCCCACAACTTGTCTTGAGCGAGCCAGAGCCCGTCCTCGGCGAGTCGAAATATGGTGCCTATAGTTTAGTGGTAAAACTCCGCTCTGTGGCAGCGGTGTCGAGAGTTCGATTCTCTCTAGGCACCCCAATTAGAGGTAGGTTCTGGTCGAGCAAGGGTTGTGACCCTACTGGATAAAGTTTATAAGGTATTTTTTTATCGTTACCCGGATATTTTGTAACACTTTTTCACGTGACGTCGGACGGCTTTTTGCAATACCAACTGCAAAATTATATAAATCGTTCTGATCCATCTTTATCCATTTATTATTGTGTGCTAGAAAAACAAGTAGTGTCATAATAGCGACTCTTTTATTGCCGTTTTGAAATGGATGATTTTTTATCATCAAATAAAACAACATCGTTGATTTTTCAACCAACCCTCTATACATATCTTTTTGGTCAAAGCTGGTAAATGGAACATCTAAACAACTTTCAAGCGCGTTGGGAAGACGTGTCCTAAAGTCAGGTATCGGCTCATCCCATGTCATTAGCTCTTTTGCTAACGCAAAAGCAGTAAATTCCACCTCTGCCATTGTGATAGGTTTTGTTTTCATTCCTTGGCCAATCTCCTGAATGCTCCTCCGTACTCTTTCACGGCCTTTTTCACTGCCGTTTCAATTTTTTGTTTTCTACTTGAACCAACAGCCTGACCCAACGCTTCCAAAAGATCTTCGTGGGCGATTACATAATTACGTCCTATTTTTTCGGCCCTTAGTCTTTTACTCTTTATTTTTCTAAAAACCTCCACACGACTTAAGTGCAATATTTTTGCTACCTCTGCCGTGGAATAAAATTTTCTGTTCATATTCGTATAGTAACATATGTTACTATACGAAATAAGGCTTTAAAAAGGGGCTCGTGGGGGAATGGGGTCAGACCCCTTTTCCTCATTAGTTCCAGCTCGAGATAGCCACCCCCAAATAGTGGAAGTTAGTGGTTACCTGCCTGCCGGCAGGCAGGGATGTTGGAAGTTGGTGATTTGTCCAAGTACTCTAATTGTAGTTTGAACTGGTATACTTTTGGTATGGTATGGAAGAGCGTTCACACAAAACAAAAACAATTCTCATTACGGGAATAGGCAAAGGAATTGGGAAGGCGCTTGCGCAAAAATTTCTCGCGGAAGGAAACCGTGTTATTGGTACAGCACTAACGGGTGCCGTTGATTTTTCTGATCCAAACCTCTCCGTGTTTCATCTAGATATACGAAGTGAAGAAAGTATAGAGAAATGCGTTGCAGACATTAAAAATACAGGGCATACGATAGATATTCTCATTAATAACATCGGCGTGCTTCTTGATGAAGACGAGACGGTAGTTGTTATGGACAAACTGCGAGGAACGTTAGAAGTAAATCTTATCGGCACGATTGGTTTTACTGAAAAAGCCATTTCTCTTTTGTCTGAGGGAGCCCATCTTCTAACCATCACCTCCTCGGCTGGCTCAATCACTCAAGTAGCGACCGAGAGTCATTTTCCTGGACACTATCCTGCATACAAAATTTCAAAGGCCGCTCTCAATATGTATGTCAAAACACTTTCAGAGAGGTTGAAAGGGAAGGCGATTGTTTCTGCAGTTCATCCTGGGTGGGTAAAGACCGACATGGGTGGACAAGAGGCCGATGTAACACCGGAAGATGCCGCTGATGGAATCTATACTCTTGCCCTCTCTCAACCTGAAACAGGACACTTTTGGTTTAGAGACAAAGAATTGCCGTGGTAAGTACTTCTGATATGGAAATAAGAAAACCCGTTTTAAATAAAGGTATTCTGAAAAAGAAAACTTTTACGAATATTTCCGTGACGGAACTTGAGGGTGTTTTTATTGTTGGTGGTTCTTTAGAAAATCAGAATATTGAAGATATAAAAATTGATACCAGCGCCCTAGAAGACATCTCCTTTCAATCCTCAAAAGTAAAAGATATACAATGTATTGATTCAACCCTCACAGGTGCTAACTTTGCCGGAGCTTCCTTTGAACAAACTTATTTTGAAAGAGTTTTAATAACAAAAAGTCGTTTCCAAGGGACACAGTTTATGGGGTGTGTTGTCCGTGATGTGATGATTGAGAAATCAAAGTGTGCAGATGTATCATTTAGGTTTGCAAAAATAAAAGATGTGGTTTTTCTTGGTTGTGATTTAGAAAATGCCGACTTCATGGGGGCTAGTATGGAGAATGTTGTGTTTAAGGATTGCAGTCTTAGGAATTCATAATTTTCCCAAACAAAATTAAAAAACATTAGTTTTAAAGACGCAGATATTGAAGGAATTGTGATAGACAAAAACTCACTCAACAGTATTACTGTCAATACGGGGCAGGCCCTATATCTTGCCACACTATTGGGGTTTAAAATTGAAAATTAGGTCTAAAAAATTTATTTTTTTAAAACATTGCTCTTACTGGTAATTAGGAATACTATCCTCACCAGAAGAAATTGTTCCTCGTCAGCTTCACCCCACCACCAACCTAGGAGACGTGACATGAGCGTGAGTGAGAAGGTTATCGTAGCCACAGACGAGCTTCCTCTCGGTGCGTGCTTGGATTTGGCGCGCGCCATCGGGCAACAGGTCTATGCGTTCAAGGTTCACAACCTGTACGATATGGACCCGTCCATCGTCACCCAGCTTCACAAGGCAGGTGCGCGACGCGTCTGGGTTGACGCGAAACTTCACGACATCCCGAACACGGTCAGGCTTCGTGCTCAGGCATTCGCCGACGCAGGTGCAGACATCATCACGGTGCATGCATCGGGTGGTATCGAAATGATGATGGCCGCACTTCAGAGCGGTATTCCCGAGATCTTTGCGATTACGGTTCTCACCTCTCTCTCGGAAGAGGAGACGCATCTATTACATGGGCAGCCGTCCAAGGCGGCAGTGCTCTACCTCGCGCGCATGGCCAAGCTTGCCGGCATGCAAGGTGTTGTCTGTTCGCCGAAGGAAGTCGGCATTCTCTCCAAACGTCCCGAGCTCAAAGGTCTCACTCTCGTGACGCCGGGAGTTCGTTCCGTCGGTAAGGATGCCGGCGACCAACAGCGTGTTGATACGCCCCTCGCGGCACTCAACGCCGGTGCGTCCTACCTCGTTGTGGGTCGCCAACTCACAAAGGCGCCCGATCCTGTCGCCGCTCTCGCCCAGCTCGAAGAAGAGATCGCCGAGGTAATCTGAAGCTTTTTTGGTTCAAACCGTCCACCAACGAAAAGAAAAACCGTTGGGAGGGCGGTTTTTCTTTTTTAGACTATAAAAATAATTTTAGTCGGGTATACTTTTAGTATGAACACAGTACTTCCTTTAGATGTCGTAGTACCGTTTATTGGATTTGTTCTCTTTTTTGTCGTACAAGCAACGGGCAAGACAAGCGAAAAAGCACTAACGCTTACTGTGATATTTCTCAGCGGAGGTATTTTTGCATTGCATTACAACGTGGGTGAAATAGCACTTTTCCTACTCGGTCTTGCTTTTGGTTTGGTAATTGAGATTGGATTACGAAAACTTGGATCGCAACAGAAATGGTCACGTGCATCTCTATTTGGTATTCCATATTGGTTACCATTTGCATGGGGAATTGGATTTGTCATTATTACTCGTGTTGGTATTTTTGTCCGCGCTTTCTTTTTGTAAAAACACTGAACTTTTGCAGAACAAAAGTTCAGGTACGGAATGAGTTTTGCTTCTCAAAAAACTCTCGCCTGCCTGCCGGCAGGCGGGGAGCCCGATGAGGGCGAGAGGGAGTGCTTTTTCAGTAGAAAAAGACACGTGTTTTTGGGAAGCAAAACGAATGTAGAGTTTTCCACAGCCATCCATTGACAGGTGAACGACCGTTCACCTATACTTATAACCAACAAAAGGTTATAGGTAACTAACAATTATTCATATGAAGTACCAAGACTACATACAATATATAGATAAAGAGATTGAGGCCCTTAACTGGACTATTGATGAAAAAATAATGCAAGGAATTTCGTATCGTTCTGAAGCAAAGAGACACAAAGAGCTGATACGGTGGGCACGACGCAATCGTCGTCCATCACTTTTTAAAAGACTTTCATCAGTCATGGCACTCTTTTAATGCTTACCGAGTACACACAAAAACTTCATTCGTTTTATGAAAAGAATAAACGAATGCCAACGTATACAGAGATGGCGAAGCTTTTCGGTTTTAAATCTAAAAACGCAGTTTTTAAAGTTGTTGAAAAACTTGTTGAAGCGGGTGCAGTAACCAAAGATTATCTCGGACGTCTCACACCAACAATGCTCTTTGGTGAAGTAAAAATGCTCGGCTTCATTGAGGCGGGTATTCCGTCACCAACAGAAGAACACGAATTTGATTCTCTTACGCTTGATGAGTGGCTCATCAACGATCACAATGCGACATTCATTCTTAAGGTAAAAGGGGACTCCATGGTGGACGCGGGAATTTTTGAAGGAGATTTCGTACTTGTTGAACGCACCGACACATGGAAGGTGGGGAATATTGTGGTTGCTGACATTGATGGGTTGTGGACACTCAAATATTTACGTCGTAATGCAGAGGGCTACTATCTCCAACCGGGAAACAAAAAATATCAGAATATCTATCCCCAAGAGGAACTCAAAATTGGTGCAGTGGTCCGCTCGGTGATTCGACGGTACGAAAAATAGCCAAGCCCTCCACAAGACTCTAACAGGGTTGACACAGTATACCCCATGGGGGTATACTGCTTTTATATATGCATACACACATACATAAAAACGTTGAAAACCGTCTCAAACGTATTGAGGGGCAAGTTCGTGGTTTACAGAAAATGGTTGTAGAGGGTAAGTACTGTATTGATGTTATTACCCAATCATCGGCCATCAGAAATGCACTTGCCTCGGTGGAGGACTTAATGTTGCAAAACCACTTGACGCAACACGTAGTGCACCAGATGAAACACGGCAAAGAAACGAAGGCGGCACAGGAGATTCTCAAAGTGTACAAACTCAAACGAAAATAATTTTTATGGATACTACAAAAACATACAACATAAAAGGAATGCACTGTGCGTCATGCGCAGCAATTATTGAGAAAACCTTTAAGAAAACAGACGGTGTTACATCCGTACAAGTAAACTATGGCACAGAAACCGCAAAAGTTTCTTTCGATGAGTCAAAAACAAACCCAACAGATCTTTCAAAGAAGATAGAGCCACTCGGATACTCTCTACGCTTGCCAGATAGCCCGAGTGTGAAAGAAACGAGTCCCGTTAGAGGCCGCGAAGACATGGAGCGGTCTTCTGACTCTAATGGGATGGGAATGTCTGAGGATGAACATTCGGCACATCTCGGTCTTAATCAATCCAAAAAAGAGAAATTGGCAGAACTGGCTGACATGAAAAGTAAAATTATTTCAGTTATTCCACTTACCATCATCAGTACCATCATTTTAGTGTGGGATATTGTTGCGCGATTTAACTCAGGCGCCGCAATGCCGGAGTTTTGGAGTGAATTCTTTCACCACCTACTTCCTATAATGGCGACCTATACACTTTTTGTTGTAGGACAGCCATATCTTCTTGGTTTTTACAGATTTCTTCGTTATGGCAAAGCAAACATGGATACGCTTATCGGTATTGGTACGTCCGTGGCGTTCCTCTACAGTTTTATTGTTACTGCGTTTGAAGAAACATTACGACCATTCATTAATGTAGATAATACGTACTATGACGTTACCATTATTGTTATTGCCTTCATTGCATTTGGTAAATATCTTGAGGCGCGTTCAAAATTAAAGACAGGAGATGCGATTGAAAAACTTCTCAATTTGCAGGCAAAAACAGCACTCGTGATTCGTGATGGAAAAGAAATAGAGATTCCGGTGAATGAGGTGAAACACGGAGACGTACTTGTCGTAAAACCCGGCGCAAAAATTCCTGTTGACGGGACAATCATGGAAGGCTCTTCGTTTGTGGACGAGTCCATGGTGACAGGAGAGCCGATGCCTGCACAGAAAAAAGTGGGGGATAGTGTTGTTGCTGGAACCATTAATACCACAGGTTCATTTACATTCACCGCAACAAAAGTTGGCTCGGAGACACTGCTTGCTCAGATTATTCACATGGTTGAAGAGGCACAGGGAAGCAAGGCACCGATTCAGGCACTCGCAGATAAGATATCTGGTGTCTTTGTCCCAATTGTGCTCGTTATTGCCTTCGTAACTCTGGGTACATGGCTTCTTGTGGGGACACAATACCTCGGATTCTCACAAGCACTTTCATTTGGGCTCGTGTCGTTCGTGGGAATTTTGGTGATTGCGTGTCCGTGCGCACTAGGGCTCGCAACGCCGACGGCAATTATCGTTGGAGTGGGCAAAGGTGCAAAAGAAGGTATTCTTATTAAAGATGCAGCAACATTAGAGAAATTACATAAGGTGGATACGGTTATTGTGGACAAAACAGGAACCATCACCATTGGAAAACCAACACTTGTTGATATTCAGAATTTCTCAAAAATGTCAGATGATGAACTTGTATCACTTCTTGCATCACTTGAGAAAAAATCAGAACATCCTATTGCACACGCAATTGTGTCGTATGTACAAGATAAGGCTATTAGTGTTGAAGATGCTTCAAATTTTGAAGGAATTCAAGGAAAGGGTGTGACGGCAACGGTCAAAGGAATTCAGTACTATGCGGGAAATGTAAAATTGATTTCAGACCTCGGCACTTCTTTTGATGCTTCAAAAATTGAAACGTTTACCGCGCAAGGAAAAACTCCAGTTATTCTTGCGACGAAAGAGAGCGTTCTCGGGTTTGTTATGGTTGCTGATGAAATAAAAATAGAATCAAAACAGGCAATTGCAGATCTTCACAAACTCGGAATCAAAGTGGTGATGCTCACCGGAGATGATGAGAAGGCGGCGAAATACATGGCATCTCTTGTTGGTATTGATGACGTGGTAGCACATGTGTTGCCACAGGACAAGTTGGCAAAAATAAAAGAATTGCAGTCGCGGGGACGTATTGTTGCTATGGCAGGAGATGGAGTGAATGACGCACCGGCACTTGCTCAAGCGGATGTTGGTATTGCGATGGGTACAGGAACTGATGTTGCCATAGAATCAGCAGGCATTACGCTTCTTGGTGGAGATATCTCAAAGCTAGTGAAAGCAATTAAGCTTTCAAAGATGACCATGTGGGGAATCAAGCAAAACTTGTTCTGGGCGTTTATTTACAACATCGTTGGTATTCCACTTGCTGCAGGAGTATTTTATCCAGTTTTTGGATGGCTACTCTCTCCGGTGTTTGCTGGTTTTGCGATGGCAATGTCTTCAGTGTCTGTGGTATCAAATTCCTTACGAATTAAAACTAAAAAATTATAAGTAATTAAAAAATATGAATAATAAAATTATTTTTGGAATCGGAGGAATCATTGCCGGCCTCCTGCTGGCGTTCATTCTTACACCTGGGGGTTTTTTCGGGTACCGTACCGCAGGATTTAGAATGATGGGCTTTGATACTGAAGGCGTAGGGAATACCCAAGTGATGAATGGTATTGATAGACATTTTATTGAACAGATGATACCGCACCACGAGGGAGCCATAGCAATGGCTACCCTTGCACTACAAAAGGCAGTGCATCCAGAAATTAAAACATTGGCGCAGGCAATCCTTGTGGCCCAAACAAAAGAAAATGTAGATATGAGAGTATGGTACGGAGAGTGGTTCGGTACAGATGCCCCCGAGAACACCCTTTCCATGATGGGGGGGATGATGTCACAAAGAGGAATGCATATGGGTGGGCAGGAAGATATAAACAAACTGAACACTGCCGCAGATTTTGACAAGGAGTTTATTGAACAGATGATACCGCACCACCAAATGGCAATTATGATGGCACAGATGCTAAAAGCTGGGACCAGCAGACTGGAAATGTTAACTCTTGCAAATAATATTACCGAATCGCAGTCAAAAGAAATAGAACAAATGGAAAGTTGGTATAAGAGTTGGTATAAGTAAAATTATATAAGTTAAGATTATTAGATTAATTAAAGAACTTATTATGAAACTATCTAAATTAATGCATGTCGTCAGTGTTATCGTGGGGTTTGTCGGAATCATAGTGTTTGCAGGTGCCATTCTAGGTGGGTCGGATAATTTGGTTTTTGGAATTACAAAAGTGGGTGCTCTACTCTGTGCCGGAATTCTTATTCTTATAGCAATTTGGTTTGCGATTGCAACAATTCATCACACGATGCTTGAGAAGCGAGGAGGAATTGTTTAATAGATTAATAAAAATTATATGGAACTATCATTAAAAAAATATGGTTGGAAATGTGTACTTGGCTCGGAGGTTATCTACGTTATTTGTCTTCTTGGGGGGTATATTCCATGGCGTTCAGAAGTAGCCACCGAATTACACCACCGTTTGTTTGAAACTCTCCCCGGTTTTGTGTGGGGAAATTCTAGCAGTATTGTTCTTGGTGCGGTGTATATGTTTGTCTTTGCTTGGATATTTGGGAGTTATATGGTCTGGATGCACAATTCAAGTTTAAAGAAGA
Proteins encoded:
- a CDS encoding type II toxin-antitoxin system death-on-curing family toxin, which gives rise to MAEVEFTAFALAKELMTWDEPIPDFRTRLPNALESCLDVPFTSFDQKDMYRGLVEKSTMLFYLMIKNHPFQNGNKRVAIMTLLVFLAHNNKWIKMDQNDLYNFAVGIAKSRPTSREKVLQNIRVTIKKYLINFIQ
- a CDS encoding helix-turn-helix domain-containing protein, encoding MNRKFYSTAEVAKILHLSRVEVFRKIKSKRLRAEKIGRNYVIAHEDLLEALGQAVGSSRKQKIETAVKKAVKEYGGAFRRLAKE
- a CDS encoding SDR family oxidoreductase, with protein sequence MEERSHKTKTILITGIGKGIGKALAQKFLAEGNRVIGTALTGAVDFSDPNLSVFHLDIRSEESIEKCVADIKNTGHTIDILINNIGVLLDEDETVVVMDKLRGTLEVNLIGTIGFTEKAISLLSEGAHLLTITSSAGSITQVATESHFPGHYPAYKISKAALNMYVKTLSERLKGKAIVSAVHPGWVKTDMGGQEADVTPEDAADGIYTLALSQPETGHFWFRDKELPW
- a CDS encoding pentapeptide repeat-containing protein produces the protein MEIRKPVLNKGILKKKTFTNISVTELEGVFIVGGSLENQNIEDIKIDTSALEDISFQSSKVKDIQCIDSTLTGANFAGASFEQTYFERVLITKSRFQGTQFMGCVVRDVMIEKSKCADVSFRFAKIKDVVFLGCDLENADFMGASMENVVFKDCSLRNS
- the pyrF gene encoding orotidine-5'-phosphate decarboxylase; amino-acid sequence: MSVSEKVIVATDELPLGACLDLARAIGQQVYAFKVHNLYDMDPSIVTQLHKAGARRVWVDAKLHDIPNTVRLRAQAFADAGADIITVHASGGIEMMMAALQSGIPEIFAITVLTSLSEEETHLLHGQPSKAAVLYLARMAKLAGMQGVVCSPKEVGILSKRPELKGLTLVTPGVRSVGKDAGDQQRVDTPLAALNAGASYLVVGRQLTKAPDPVAALAQLEEEIAEVI
- a CDS encoding LexA family transcriptional regulator codes for the protein MLTEYTQKLHSFYEKNKRMPTYTEMAKLFGFKSKNAVFKVVEKLVEAGAVTKDYLGRLTPTMLFGEVKMLGFIEAGIPSPTEEHEFDSLTLDEWLINDHNATFILKVKGDSMVDAGIFEGDFVLVERTDTWKVGNIVVADIDGLWTLKYLRRNAEGYYLQPGNKKYQNIYPQEELKIGAVVRSVIRRYEK
- a CDS encoding metal-sensitive transcriptional regulator codes for the protein MHTHIHKNVENRLKRIEGQVRGLQKMVVEGKYCIDVITQSSAIRNALASVEDLMLQNHLTQHVVHQMKHGKETKAAQEILKVYKLKRK
- a CDS encoding heavy metal translocating P-type ATPase, whose protein sequence is MDTTKTYNIKGMHCASCAAIIEKTFKKTDGVTSVQVNYGTETAKVSFDESKTNPTDLSKKIEPLGYSLRLPDSPSVKETSPVRGREDMERSSDSNGMGMSEDEHSAHLGLNQSKKEKLAELADMKSKIISVIPLTIISTIILVWDIVARFNSGAAMPEFWSEFFHHLLPIMATYTLFVVGQPYLLGFYRFLRYGKANMDTLIGIGTSVAFLYSFIVTAFEETLRPFINVDNTYYDVTIIVIAFIAFGKYLEARSKLKTGDAIEKLLNLQAKTALVIRDGKEIEIPVNEVKHGDVLVVKPGAKIPVDGTIMEGSSFVDESMVTGEPMPAQKKVGDSVVAGTINTTGSFTFTATKVGSETLLAQIIHMVEEAQGSKAPIQALADKISGVFVPIVLVIAFVTLGTWLLVGTQYLGFSQALSFGLVSFVGILVIACPCALGLATPTAIIVGVGKGAKEGILIKDAATLEKLHKVDTVIVDKTGTITIGKPTLVDIQNFSKMSDDELVSLLASLEKKSEHPIAHAIVSYVQDKAISVEDASNFEGIQGKGVTATVKGIQYYAGNVKLISDLGTSFDASKIETFTAQGKTPVILATKESVLGFVMVADEIKIESKQAIADLHKLGIKVVMLTGDDEKAAKYMASLVGIDDVVAHVLPQDKLAKIKELQSRGRIVAMAGDGVNDAPALAQADVGIAMGTGTDVAIESAGITLLGGDISKLVKAIKLSKMTMWGIKQNLFWAFIYNIVGIPLAAGVFYPVFGWLLSPVFAGFAMAMSSVSVVSNSLRIKTKKL
- a CDS encoding DUF305 domain-containing protein; translated protein: MNNKIIFGIGGIIAGLLLAFILTPGGFFGYRTAGFRMMGFDTEGVGNTQVMNGIDRHFIEQMIPHHEGAIAMATLALQKAVHPEIKTLAQAILVAQTKENVDMRVWYGEWFGTDAPENTLSMMGGMMSQRGMHMGGQEDINKLNTAADFDKEFIEQMIPHHQMAIMMAQMLKAGTSRLEMLTLANNITESQSKEIEQMESWYKSWYK